A stretch of Sulfitobacter sp. THAF37 DNA encodes these proteins:
- a CDS encoding Lrp/AsnC family transcriptional regulator: MTDLDDIDRKLIRALARDARQSASALGKRFGLSQPATWRRIRRLQDAGIIRDRHLRLNAEALGFGVTVFLGIKLATKGRVSLEDFERAVVAIPEVQTVEHVLGMYDYRLRVVARDLPDFERVLRRRIMTLPGAGEVEANVLLSEERLPGPL, translated from the coding sequence GTGACGGACCTTGACGATATCGACCGCAAGCTGATCCGCGCGCTGGCCCGCGACGCGCGGCAATCGGCCAGCGCCCTTGGCAAACGCTTTGGCCTGTCACAGCCCGCGACCTGGCGGCGCATCCGGCGGCTGCAGGATGCGGGCATCATCCGGGACCGCCATCTTCGCCTGAACGCCGAGGCGCTGGGGTTCGGCGTGACCGTTTTTCTGGGCATCAAGCTGGCGACCAAGGGGCGCGTTTCACTGGAGGATTTTGAGCGCGCGGTGGTGGCCATTCCAGAGGTGCAGACGGTGGAGCATGTGCTGGGCATGTACGACTATCGCCTGCGTGTCGTGGCCCGCGATCTGCCGGATTTCGAGCGCGTCCTGCGGCGTCGCATCATGACGTTGCCCGGCGCGGGCGAGGTGGAGGCGAATGTGCTGCTGAGCGAGGAGCGCCTGCCGGGGCCGCTTTGA
- a CDS encoding pyrimidine 5'-nucleotidase, giving the protein MTRDAFSHVDTWVFDLDHTLYPPSARLFALIEVRMTDWVMRTLGVDAAEADRLRLHYWQTHGTTLAGLMREHGVDPGPYLEDVHDISMDSLIPDPELAAHIRDLPGRRIVYTNGCAPYAERVLAARGLTGVFDAVYGVEHAGFLPKPDRAAFDTVFALDGLTPTRATMFEDDDRNLIAPHAMGMQTVHVAPTRRDAAHIHHHTDDLTAFLALLKG; this is encoded by the coding sequence ATGACACGAGATGCCTTTTCCCACGTGGACACCTGGGTCTTCGACCTCGACCATACGCTCTACCCGCCCTCGGCGCGGCTATTCGCGCTGATCGAAGTGCGGATGACCGACTGGGTGATGCGTACCCTCGGCGTGGATGCCGCCGAGGCGGACCGCCTTCGGTTGCATTACTGGCAAACCCACGGCACCACCCTGGCCGGGCTGATGCGCGAACACGGGGTCGACCCCGGCCCCTACCTGGAAGACGTGCACGATATCTCGATGGACAGCCTGATCCCTGATCCGGAACTGGCCGCACATATCCGCGACCTGCCCGGGCGGCGCATCGTCTACACCAACGGCTGTGCGCCCTATGCCGAGAGGGTGTTGGCAGCGCGGGGGCTGACCGGGGTGTTCGACGCGGTCTACGGGGTTGAACACGCGGGCTTCCTGCCGAAACCCGACAGGGCCGCCTTCGACACTGTCTTTGCGCTGGACGGCTTGACCCCGACGCGCGCCACGATGTTCGAAGACGATGACCGCAACCTGATCGCGCCACACGCAATGGGAATGCAGACGGTGCATGTCGCCCCGACGCGACGCGATGCCGCGCATATCCACCATCATACCGACGATCTGACCGCTTTCCTTGCCTTGCTGAAGGGTTAG
- a CDS encoding GntR family transcriptional regulator: protein MPPPKPGSTDAYTMILDAIDSGIYRPGDRLVESELADRFGVSRTPIREALQRLETQSLLARDGRSLIVASLDHNQTAELYVVRGELEGLAARLAARHATAEEIRVLREMVSADDALVGDPTALARSNRRFHKQIHLASHNRYLVQQLDLVYRSMALMATTSLAAEGRGEIAQAEHDKIVARIEARDEEGADEALRAHISLAFVTRLKQEAARLETDS from the coding sequence ATGCCGCCGCCCAAACCCGGCTCGACCGATGCCTATACGATGATCCTGGATGCCATCGACTCGGGGATCTACCGCCCCGGCGACCGGCTGGTGGAGAGTGAGCTGGCCGACCGTTTCGGCGTGTCGAGGACCCCGATCCGCGAAGCTTTGCAGCGGCTGGAAACGCAGTCCTTGCTGGCGCGCGACGGGCGCAGTCTGATCGTCGCTTCGCTGGACCATAACCAGACGGCGGAGCTCTATGTCGTGCGCGGTGAGCTGGAGGGCCTGGCGGCGCGGCTGGCCGCACGCCACGCCACGGCTGAAGAAATCCGTGTGCTGCGCGAGATGGTCAGCGCGGATGATGCGCTGGTGGGGGATCCCACGGCGCTTGCCCGGTCCAACCGCCGGTTTCACAAGCAGATTCACCTGGCCTCGCACAACCGCTATCTGGTCCAGCAACTCGACCTCGTCTACCGCTCGATGGCGCTGATGGCGACGACATCGCTGGCCGCTGAGGGGCGCGGCGAGATTGCACAGGCCGAACACGACAAGATCGTCGCGCGGATCGAGGCGCGAGACGAGGAGGGCGCGGACGAGGCGCTGCGCGCGCATATTTCGCTGGCCTTCGTCACGAGGCTCAAGCAGGAGGCCGCGCGGCTGGAGACGGACAGTTGA
- a CDS encoding glycosyltransferase, whose protein sequence is MSNLRLHWPEATVAHAAPPRTFLGQYLLENGVICDDDLRHALRLQETVDAPLGEILIAEGLAGREDVLEALCAQHRAHRVALAVDPPDPGVAHDLPATLCLRFGVVPWRRVGGVLLVATCHPHAFDRLRACLGTKGLALLPVICERREIHQHIGRFYGAELAAKAAQRVPMAESCRNWGTAGQARYYAAAAISALLALALLAAPFWVLTLAILWAFGTLLLSTWMKLAAFAAQMSRSLEKHPPPHCPVGPFRLPRVSMLVPLLREKEIAGALITRLSRLTYPKSLLNVILVLEEDDHLTRETIAQTYLPDWITVIEVPRGDGPTTKPRALNYALDFCEGSIVGVWDAEDAPEPDQIEKVVTRFRNAPDNVACLQGILDYYNSRANWIARCFTIEYATWWRMILPGISRLGLVIPLGGTTLFFRRDILEKLHGWDAHNVTEDADLGIRLARHGYVTELLPTVTFEEANCRAWPWVRQRSRWLKGFLITWCVHMRRPRQLLRDLGWKKFWGVQTLLLATISQFVCAPLLWSFWITFFDVTHPVSHTLGPDVTWLMTVTFIVAELANLTVALVAVSGQGRRHLMGWVLTMPFYFTMGAVAACKALHEFIGSPHFWDKTAHGQSSAPPVSPVNCPSPAARPPA, encoded by the coding sequence ATGAGCAACCTTCGCCTGCACTGGCCAGAGGCGACGGTCGCGCATGCGGCTCCGCCCCGCACGTTCTTGGGGCAGTATCTTCTGGAAAACGGCGTCATCTGCGATGACGATCTGCGCCACGCCTTGCGCCTGCAAGAGACCGTCGATGCCCCGCTGGGCGAGATCCTGATCGCGGAAGGGCTGGCAGGACGCGAAGATGTACTTGAGGCGCTCTGTGCACAGCACCGGGCGCACCGCGTCGCCCTGGCGGTCGATCCACCCGATCCCGGTGTTGCGCACGACCTGCCCGCCACGCTGTGTCTGCGTTTCGGCGTCGTCCCCTGGCGTCGGGTCGGCGGTGTCCTTCTCGTCGCTACATGCCACCCCCACGCCTTCGACCGGCTGCGCGCCTGCCTCGGAACGAAGGGGCTCGCGCTGCTGCCGGTGATCTGCGAAAGGAGGGAGATCCACCAGCACATCGGCCGGTTTTACGGGGCCGAACTGGCGGCGAAGGCCGCGCAAAGGGTGCCGATGGCGGAAAGCTGCCGCAATTGGGGCACGGCGGGCCAAGCCCGGTACTATGCCGCAGCGGCCATTTCCGCCCTGCTGGCACTGGCCCTGCTGGCCGCCCCGTTCTGGGTGCTGACCCTGGCCATTCTCTGGGCTTTCGGGACATTGCTGCTGAGCACCTGGATGAAGCTCGCCGCCTTCGCGGCGCAGATGTCCCGGTCGCTGGAAAAACACCCGCCGCCGCACTGCCCGGTCGGACCGTTCCGCCTGCCCCGCGTCTCCATGTTGGTGCCCCTGCTGCGGGAAAAGGAGATCGCAGGCGCCCTGATCACGCGGTTGTCGCGGCTGACCTACCCGAAGTCCTTGTTGAACGTGATCCTCGTGCTGGAGGAGGACGACCACCTGACCCGCGAGACCATAGCCCAGACCTATCTGCCCGACTGGATCACGGTCATTGAAGTGCCGCGCGGCGACGGGCCCACGACCAAGCCGCGGGCACTGAACTATGCGCTGGATTTCTGCGAGGGCAGTATCGTCGGCGTCTGGGACGCGGAGGATGCGCCGGAACCGGACCAGATCGAGAAGGTGGTGACCCGGTTCAGAAATGCCCCGGACAACGTCGCCTGCCTGCAGGGGATACTCGACTACTACAACAGCCGGGCGAACTGGATCGCACGGTGCTTTACCATAGAATATGCAACCTGGTGGCGGATGATCCTGCCCGGCATCTCGCGCCTGGGGCTGGTTATCCCGCTGGGCGGGACCACCCTATTCTTTCGCCGCGACATTCTGGAAAAACTGCACGGCTGGGACGCACACAACGTCACCGAGGATGCAGACCTGGGCATCCGGCTGGCGCGCCACGGTTATGTTACGGAACTCCTGCCCACTGTGACCTTCGAGGAGGCGAATTGCCGGGCCTGGCCCTGGGTTCGGCAACGCTCGCGCTGGCTCAAGGGGTTTCTGATCACCTGGTGCGTCCACATGCGCCGTCCCCGACAATTGCTGCGCGATCTGGGGTGGAAGAAGTTCTGGGGGGTTCAGACCCTGCTTCTGGCGACGATTTCGCAGTTTGTCTGCGCGCCGCTGCTGTGGTCTTTCTGGATCACGTTCTTCGATGTCACGCACCCAGTGTCGCACACCCTGGGTCCCGATGTCACCTGGCTGATGACCGTTACCTTCATCGTCGCCGAGCTTGCCAACCTGACCGTCGCGCTGGTGGCGGTATCGGGACAGGGTCGCCGGCACCTGATGGGCTGGGTGCTGACCATGCCATTCTACTTCACGATGGGCGCGGTCGCCGCCTGCAAGGCGCTTCACGAATTCATCGGCAGCCCCCATTTCTGGGACAAGACGGCGCATGGGCAGTCTTCCGCGCCGCCGGTCAGCCCGGTCAACTGTCCGTCTCCAGCCGCGCGGCCTCCTGCTTGA
- a CDS encoding GatB/YqeY domain-containing protein, with protein MTLRTRISESLKQAMRDKDADRLSTLRLINAAIKDRDIATRATGNDDGVGDDEVLAILGKMAKQRQESARAYEEGGRLDLAERENAEIVVIEEFLPRQLTDAEVAKAVDEAIATQNASSIRDMGKVIGTLKDRYTGRMDFGKVGPMVKERLS; from the coding sequence ATGACACTGCGCACGCGCATTTCGGAATCGCTCAAACAGGCGATGAGAGACAAGGACGCCGACCGTCTGTCGACGCTGCGGCTGATCAATGCCGCGATCAAGGACAGGGATATCGCAACGCGTGCCACCGGCAACGACGATGGCGTCGGCGACGACGAGGTGCTGGCGATCCTCGGCAAGATGGCCAAGCAGCGCCAGGAATCGGCCCGCGCCTACGAGGAGGGCGGCCGGCTCGACCTTGCGGAGCGTGAGAACGCCGAGATCGTGGTGATCGAGGAGTTCCTGCCCCGACAGCTCACCGACGCCGAGGTCGCCAAGGCGGTGGACGAGGCAATCGCCACTCAGAACGCCAGTTCGATCCGCGATATGGGCAAGGTGATCGGAACGCTGAAAGACCGCTATACCGGTCGGATGGATTTCGGCAAGGTCGGCCCGATGGTCAAGGAACGGCTGAGCTGA
- a CDS encoding DUF2244 domain-containing protein, translated as MPYEWTTNPDESPQRMRLWPHQSLPARGFAAFVLTTFTLILIPTLPLLGTILLWGLLPFMLAAVGGIYFALQANHRSRQIEEILTLDADMARLTHRTPKGEVKEWDCNRYWTRVTKYEKDGPVPHYITLSGHGREVEIGRFLSEEERIALFDDLNRSLRR; from the coding sequence ATGCCCTACGAATGGACCACAAACCCCGATGAGTCGCCGCAGCGTATGCGCCTTTGGCCGCATCAATCGCTGCCCGCTCGGGGGTTTGCGGCCTTCGTCCTGACCACTTTCACCCTGATCCTGATCCCCACACTCCCGCTGCTGGGCACGATCCTGCTGTGGGGGCTTTTGCCCTTCATGCTGGCTGCGGTCGGGGGCATCTATTTTGCCCTTCAGGCCAACCACCGGTCCCGCCAGATCGAGGAAATCCTGACGTTGGACGCGGATATGGCCCGGCTGACCCACCGCACGCCGAAGGGCGAGGTGAAGGAGTGGGATTGCAACCGCTACTGGACCAGGGTCACGAAGTACGAAAAGGACGGCCCGGTGCCGCACTATATCACCCTGTCCGGACATGGCCGCGAGGTCGAGATCGGCCGCTTCCTGAGCGAGGAAGAGCGCATCGCGCTTTTTGACGACCTCAACAGATCCCTGCGGCGCTGA
- a CDS encoding UbiH/UbiF family hydroxylase — translation MTYDCDILISGGGIAGLTAAAAFGTAGFDVICVDPTPPVTTRDAEGADMRSTAMLQPARRVLEEAGVWETLAPHAAPLQIMRIVDAGGADAEPRVSREFNAADISDAPFGWNFPNWLLRRELVARLNALDTVAFRPGTGTTSLFTRTAEARVGLTDGSRLTARLVIAADGRDSPMRMAAGIPVTTRRYGQKALAFAVTHPIPHDNVSTEIHRTGGPFTLVPLPDHEGLPCSAIVWMDDGPAQLTRSQMPVADFEHEMSERSCHLLGPLTLITPRNLWPIISQHAARLNGERLALIAEAAHVLPPIGAQGLNMSLTDIATLLDLAQARPDRLGDADMLDAYHNVRHNDIQLRVRGIDLLNRASQANAPLLRDARAAGLDALYSFAPLRKMLMQMGLGVR, via the coding sequence ATGACCTATGACTGCGACATCCTGATTTCGGGCGGCGGTATCGCCGGGCTGACCGCCGCCGCGGCGTTCGGCACCGCCGGGTTCGACGTGATCTGCGTGGACCCCACACCGCCCGTCACCACGCGCGACGCCGAGGGCGCCGACATGCGCAGCACCGCCATGCTCCAGCCCGCCCGCCGGGTGCTGGAAGAGGCAGGCGTCTGGGAAACGCTGGCCCCGCACGCGGCCCCCCTGCAGATCATGCGCATCGTCGATGCCGGCGGCGCCGACGCCGAGCCCCGCGTCAGCCGGGAATTCAACGCCGCCGACATCTCGGACGCGCCCTTTGGCTGGAACTTTCCCAACTGGCTCTTGCGCCGCGAACTGGTGGCGCGGCTTAACGCGCTGGACACCGTCGCGTTTCGTCCCGGCACCGGGACCACGTCGCTCTTCACTCGGACGGCCGAAGCGCGCGTGGGTCTGACCGATGGCAGCCGGCTGACCGCGCGGCTTGTCATCGCGGCCGACGGCCGCGACAGTCCGATGCGGATGGCGGCAGGCATCCCCGTCACCACCCGGCGCTACGGCCAAAAGGCACTGGCCTTTGCCGTGACCCATCCGATCCCTCATGACAACGTGTCGACCGAGATCCACCGCACCGGGGGGCCCTTCACCCTGGTGCCCCTGCCCGACCACGAGGGCCTGCCCTGCTCGGCCATCGTGTGGATGGACGACGGCCCCGCGCAGCTGACGCGATCGCAAATGCCGGTCGCCGACTTCGAGCATGAGATGTCCGAACGCTCCTGCCACCTTCTCGGGCCGCTGACCCTGATCACGCCGCGCAATCTGTGGCCGATCATCAGCCAGCATGCCGCCCGGCTGAACGGCGAACGCCTGGCCCTGATCGCCGAAGCGGCCCATGTGCTGCCGCCCATCGGCGCACAGGGTCTGAACATGTCACTGACCGACATCGCGACCCTGCTGGATCTGGCGCAGGCCCGGCCCGACCGGCTGGGAGACGCGGATATGCTGGACGCCTACCACAACGTCCGCCACAACGACATCCAGCTCAGGGTGCGCGGCATCGACCTGCTGAACCGTGCCAGCCAGGCCAACGCGCCCCTGCTCCGCGACGCCCGCGCCGCCGGTCTTGACGCGCTCTACAGCTTTGCGCCGCTGCGGAAGATGTTGATGCAGATGGGCCTGGGTGTCCGGTAG
- a CDS encoding Dps family protein, which yields MTQTAQTLSTDASAQIIEALNQCVAETAVTTMLAQNFHWNVTGMAFGPLHALFQTIYEDHFVAQDDLAERVKALQGHAEGTLAGMIKRSKVAEVEGTPAAEEMIRLLKDAQETLAETLAGAGELAAGQGDTLTEDLCIARGQTHEKFAWMLRAHLS from the coding sequence ATGACCCAAACAGCACAGACCCTTTCCACCGATGCCAGCGCACAGATCATCGAGGCGCTGAACCAATGCGTTGCGGAAACCGCCGTAACCACAATGCTCGCGCAGAACTTCCACTGGAACGTCACCGGCATGGCCTTTGGCCCGCTGCACGCGTTGTTCCAGACCATTTACGAGGATCATTTCGTCGCTCAGGACGACCTGGCCGAGCGGGTCAAGGCGCTTCAGGGCCACGCAGAAGGGACGCTGGCAGGCATGATCAAACGCTCCAAGGTGGCCGAGGTCGAAGGCACGCCCGCCGCCGAAGAGATGATCAGACTGCTGAAGGACGCGCAGGAAACGCTGGCCGAGACATTGGCGGGCGCAGGTGAACTGGCTGCCGGACAGGGCGACACGCTGACCGAGGACCTGTGCATCGCCCGCGGTCAGACGCACGAAAAATTCGCCTGGATGCTGCGCGCCCATCTGTCCTGA
- a CDS encoding aminotransferase class V-fold PLP-dependent enzyme — protein MALLDSVDPAGLDEFSVVFTDRSLNHMSAAFQQVMRDISGMLREVYQADAVALVPGGGTYAMEAVARQFARGAEVLVVRNGWFSYRWSQIIESGDLTGNVTVMKARAQGNAPASPFAPAPIEDVVAAIAEHRPQVVFAPHVETAAGVILPDDYIAAMADAAHEVGALMVLDCIASGCAWIDMRALGVDVLISAPQKGWSASPCAGLVMMSERGAARLAETTSDSFAIDLAKWRAIMKAYEDGGHAYHATMPTDALRAFRDTIVETRDYGFARLKEAQWRLGDGVRAMLRDKGVVSVAAEGFGAPGVVVSYTDDPEIQSGRAFAAQGMQIAAGVPLQVGEPDGFSTFRLGLFGLDKLYDVEGTLARLGAVVDRVL, from the coding sequence ATGGCATTGCTCGATTCCGTGGACCCTGCGGGGCTCGATGAATTCTCGGTGGTATTTACCGACCGGTCGCTGAACCACATGTCGGCGGCTTTCCAGCAGGTCATGCGCGATATTTCGGGGATGCTGCGGGAGGTCTATCAGGCCGATGCGGTGGCACTGGTGCCCGGCGGCGGCACCTATGCGATGGAGGCGGTGGCGCGCCAGTTCGCCCGTGGCGCAGAGGTGCTGGTGGTGCGCAACGGCTGGTTTTCCTATCGCTGGAGCCAGATCATCGAAAGCGGCGATCTGACCGGGAATGTCACGGTGATGAAGGCGCGTGCGCAAGGCAATGCCCCGGCCAGCCCCTTTGCGCCCGCGCCGATCGAGGACGTGGTCGCGGCGATTGCGGAACACAGGCCGCAGGTGGTCTTTGCACCGCATGTGGAAACCGCCGCGGGGGTGATCCTGCCGGATGATTACATTGCCGCGATGGCCGATGCGGCGCATGAGGTCGGAGCCTTGATGGTGCTGGACTGTATCGCCTCCGGCTGTGCCTGGATCGACATGCGGGCGCTGGGGGTCGATGTGCTGATCTCGGCCCCGCAAAAGGGCTGGTCCGCCTCGCCCTGTGCCGGTCTGGTGATGATGTCGGAGCGCGGCGCGGCGCGGCTGGCCGAGACGACGTCGGACAGTTTCGCCATCGACCTGGCAAAGTGGCGCGCGATCATGAAGGCCTATGAGGACGGCGGCCATGCCTACCATGCGACCATGCCGACCGATGCGCTGCGCGCTTTTCGCGATACCATCGTGGAAACCCGCGACTACGGCTTTGCGCGATTGAAAGAGGCGCAGTGGCGGCTGGGTGACGGTGTGCGCGCGATGCTGCGGGACAAGGGCGTCGTGTCTGTCGCCGCCGAGGGGTTCGGCGCGCCGGGGGTGGTGGTCAGCTACACTGACGATCCCGAAATCCAGTCGGGCCGCGCCTTTGCCGCCCAAGGCATGCAGATCGCCGCAGGCGTGCCCTTGCAGGTGGGCGAACCCGACGGGTTCAGCACCTTCCGGCTGGGGCTGTTCGGTCTGGACAAACTCTACGACGTGGAAGGCACCCTGGCGCGGCTGGGGGCGGTGGTGGACCGGGTTCTGTGA
- the carA gene encoding glutamine-hydrolyzing carbamoyl-phosphate synthase small subunit, protein MSAPTSPRPTACLALADGSLFYGMGFGATGQTTAELCFNTAMTGYQEIMTDPSYAGQIVTFTFPHIGNVGTNPEDDETGDPVAAGMVVKWMPTDPSNWRNVQPLSDWLAARGRIAIGGVDTRRLTRAIRHLGAPHVALAHDPEGNFDIEALIAAARSFAGLEGVDLAKDVTCAQSYRWDEMRWAWPDGYPTQERPRHKVVAVDYGAKRNILRCLASAGCEVTVLPASATFDDIMAHRPDGVFLSNGPGDPAATGAYAVPMIREVLDKTDLPVFGICLGHQMLALALGGRTVKMSHGHHGANHPVKDNDTGKVEITSMNHGFAVDGQSLPEGVVETHVSLFDGSNCGIRLDGRPVWSVQHHPEASPGPQDSYYLFERFADAMAQRGPVTAEA, encoded by the coding sequence ATGTCCGCGCCCACTTCCCCCCGCCCGACCGCCTGTCTCGCCCTGGCGGATGGCTCGCTTTTCTACGGCATGGGGTTCGGCGCCACGGGCCAGACCACGGCGGAACTGTGCTTCAACACCGCCATGACCGGGTACCAGGAAATCATGACGGACCCGTCCTATGCCGGGCAGATCGTGACCTTCACCTTCCCCCACATCGGCAATGTCGGCACCAACCCCGAAGACGACGAGACCGGCGATCCCGTCGCTGCCGGCATGGTTGTCAAATGGATGCCCACCGATCCCAGCAACTGGAGAAACGTGCAGCCGCTGTCGGACTGGCTGGCGGCACGGGGCCGCATTGCCATCGGCGGCGTGGACACCCGGCGCCTGACCCGCGCGATCCGGCACCTGGGCGCGCCGCATGTGGCGCTGGCCCATGACCCCGAAGGCAACTTCGACATCGAGGCGCTGATCGCCGCCGCGCGGTCGTTTGCCGGGCTGGAAGGGGTCGACCTGGCCAAGGACGTGACCTGTGCGCAATCCTACCGCTGGGACGAGATGCGCTGGGCCTGGCCCGACGGCTACCCCACGCAGGAACGCCCCAGGCACAAGGTCGTAGCGGTGGACTACGGCGCCAAGCGCAACATCCTGCGCTGCCTGGCCTCGGCCGGCTGCGAAGTGACGGTGCTGCCCGCCTCCGCCACCTTCGACGACATCATGGCGCATCGACCGGATGGGGTGTTCCTGTCCAACGGCCCCGGCGACCCGGCAGCGACCGGCGCCTATGCCGTGCCGATGATCCGCGAGGTGCTGGACAAGACCGACCTGCCCGTCTTTGGCATCTGCCTTGGCCACCAGATGCTCGCGCTGGCACTGGGCGGCAGGACCGTCAAGATGAGCCACGGACACCACGGCGCCAACCACCCGGTAAAGGACAACGACACCGGCAAGGTCGAAATCACGTCGATGAACCACGGGTTCGCGGTGGACGGCCAGTCGCTGCCCGAAGGGGTCGTTGAAACACATGTGTCGTTGTTCGACGGGTCCAACTGCGGCATCCGCCTGGACGGGCGGCCGGTGTGGTCCGTGCAGCACCACCCCGAAGCCTCGCCCGGTCCGCAGGACAGCTACTATCTGTTCGAGCGGTTCGCCGACGCGATGGCCCAGCGCGGACCTGTCACGGCAGAGGCCTGA